Proteins from a single region of Archangium lipolyticum:
- a CDS encoding PorV/PorQ family protein: protein MWHRSMLLLLALALSAPALAQEQTAPSLYRHPAAEDLRSLLSARGYGMGGAWRALGVSAESGTGNPAALAAYPTYRIELTGAWDWVGKDAAGMVSISDASTSVLAGGVTYQLVTLGKGPQRTTAHINTVSMALPIADSLLIGVSTRYLLMRGARQANAVTGDAGLLFRPSPAFALGVSGHNLIGTGNPELTRYYSAHAGVLAGLLTVAADVRADFETYKRTTFTYSGGVEYVIGQSFPIRAGYTWNGFTRASELGMGIGLLTPGGGLDLAYHHEFGGEKGRLVALTFKVQVR, encoded by the coding sequence ATGTGGCACCGTTCGATGCTCCTCCTGCTGGCCCTCGCTCTGTCCGCCCCCGCCCTTGCCCAGGAGCAGACCGCGCCTTCCCTCTACCGCCATCCCGCCGCCGAGGACCTGCGCAGCCTCCTGAGCGCGCGCGGCTACGGCATGGGCGGCGCCTGGCGCGCCCTCGGTGTGAGCGCCGAGTCGGGAACCGGCAACCCCGCCGCCCTCGCCGCCTACCCCACCTACCGCATCGAGCTCACCGGCGCCTGGGACTGGGTCGGCAAGGATGCCGCCGGCATGGTGTCCATCTCCGACGCGTCCACCAGCGTGCTCGCAGGCGGCGTCACCTACCAGCTCGTCACCCTCGGCAAGGGTCCCCAGCGGACCACCGCCCACATCAACACCGTGTCCATGGCCCTGCCCATCGCCGACAGCCTCCTCATCGGCGTCTCCACCCGCTACCTGCTGATGCGCGGAGCCCGGCAGGCCAACGCCGTCACCGGCGACGCGGGCCTCCTCTTCCGCCCCAGCCCGGCTTTCGCCCTCGGCGTCTCCGGTCACAACCTCATCGGCACCGGCAATCCCGAGCTCACCCGCTACTACTCGGCCCATGCCGGTGTCCTCGCCGGCCTGCTCACCGTCGCCGCCGACGTGCGCGCCGACTTCGAAACGTACAAGCGCACCACGTTCACCTACAGCGGTGGCGTGGAGTACGTCATCGGGCAGAGCTTCCCCATCCGCGCCGGCTACACCTGGAATGGTTTCACCCGCGCCTCGGAGCTGGGCATGGGCATCGGCCTGCTGACGCCAGGAGGTGGGCTCGACCTGGCCTACCACCACGAGTTCGGCGGCGAGAAGGGACGGCTCGTCGCCCTCACCTTCAAGGTGCAGGTCCGCTGA
- a CDS encoding RluA family pseudouridine synthase — MSLQKISVLRESAGERLDKYLSAHVPGLSLERARVLIEQGHVRIRGKKCQASRKLWGGEEIEISRPPPRAPARRSAEGPELPVLHDDEALVIVNKPAGLVVEPSGNVPSVVELLAARLPPFDVEGLAQPGVVHRLDRETSGCLALARTDEAVAALDRAFQEKRVDKRYWALVLGETPESGRLEAPYGRDPKDPRRFTTKVRSARRAALSYEVRERLKGATLVEVKLETGRTHQIRVQMAEAGHPVLADSVYGPEEARAHPAAKALGRHALHALRLSLPSPLTGGPVSVEAPLPEDFQRALAMLRG; from the coding sequence ATGTCGCTCCAGAAGATCTCCGTCCTCCGCGAGTCCGCCGGCGAGCGGCTCGACAAGTACCTCTCGGCGCACGTGCCCGGGCTCTCGTTGGAGCGGGCGCGTGTGCTCATCGAGCAGGGCCACGTGCGGATCCGCGGGAAGAAGTGCCAGGCCTCGCGCAAGCTCTGGGGTGGCGAGGAGATTGAAATCAGCCGGCCCCCGCCGCGAGCCCCGGCGAGGCGCTCGGCGGAGGGGCCCGAGCTGCCCGTGCTGCACGATGACGAGGCGCTGGTCATCGTGAACAAGCCGGCGGGCCTGGTGGTGGAGCCCTCGGGGAACGTGCCCTCGGTGGTGGAGCTGCTGGCGGCGAGGCTGCCACCGTTCGACGTGGAGGGACTGGCGCAGCCGGGAGTGGTGCACCGGTTGGACCGCGAGACGAGCGGGTGCCTGGCGCTCGCGCGCACGGACGAGGCGGTGGCGGCGCTCGACCGGGCGTTCCAGGAGAAGCGCGTGGACAAGCGCTACTGGGCGCTCGTGCTGGGAGAGACGCCCGAGAGTGGAAGGCTCGAGGCGCCGTACGGGAGGGATCCGAAGGACCCGAGGCGGTTCACGACGAAGGTGCGCTCGGCGCGGCGAGCGGCGCTCTCGTACGAGGTGCGCGAGCGGCTGAAGGGGGCGACGCTGGTGGAGGTGAAGCTGGAGACGGGGCGCACGCACCAGATCCGCGTGCAGATGGCGGAGGCGGGACACCCGGTGCTCGCGGACTCCGTGTATGGCCCCGAGGAGGCGCGAGCGCATCCGGCGGCGAAGGCGCTGGGACGCCACGCGCTGCACGCGCTCCGGCTGTCGCTGCCGAGCCCCCTCACGGGCGGGCCGGTGAGCGTCGAGGCGCCGCTGCCCGAGGATTTCCAGCGGGCCCTGGCGATGCTTCGGGGTTGA
- a CDS encoding class I SAM-dependent methyltransferase codes for MSEEDRRKWNTRYGEQGGMLEPSGFLRSLADRLPSKGRALDVAGGSGHDALWLARHGLEVTLVDVSDVALERAAKAARESGVPLRVRRLDLEEEPLPSGPFDVVLCLNFLLRPLFAGFAKVLAPGGLLVFAQPTRSNLQRNAHPSARFLLEDGELPRLIQDLEVVSYTEGWTGEGRHEARLVARRAD; via the coding sequence ATGTCCGAGGAAGATCGGCGCAAGTGGAACACGCGCTACGGTGAGCAGGGGGGAATGCTGGAGCCCTCGGGGTTCCTACGCTCGCTGGCGGACCGGCTCCCGAGCAAGGGCCGAGCGCTGGACGTAGCAGGAGGCTCGGGCCATGACGCGCTCTGGCTGGCGAGACATGGCCTGGAGGTCACCCTGGTGGATGTCTCGGACGTGGCGCTCGAGCGGGCGGCGAAGGCCGCGCGCGAGTCGGGGGTGCCGCTCCGGGTGCGGCGGTTGGACCTGGAGGAGGAGCCGCTGCCTTCGGGGCCCTTCGATGTGGTGCTGTGCCTGAACTTCCTCCTCAGGCCGCTGTTCGCCGGGTTCGCGAAGGTGCTGGCGCCGGGCGGGCTGCTCGTCTTCGCACAGCCCACGCGGAGCAACCTTCAGCGGAACGCGCATCCCTCGGCGCGCTTCCTGTTGGAGGACGGCGAGCTGCCGCGGCTGATCCAGGACCTGGAGGTCGTCTCGTATACCGAGGGGTGGACCGGGGAGGGCCGGCACGAGGCGAGGCTGGTGGCGCGTCGCGCGGATTGA
- a CDS encoding nucleotidyltransferase domain-containing protein has protein sequence MNPSTATRPDLTEAPRLPEELRPILEELQQELTRAAGDNLAGLIVFGSAIRGGYRKGTSDVNLVVLLRDTSAPKLRDIAPAIKRAWRALRVEPLLLKPSEVADATDVFPTRFLDIQRHHLVLTGEDPFHDLRVSPEHIRLRVEQELRNLLLRLRRRYIALVEEPATLSAQLVSITAPLVVELETLLRLTNRPVPTGGEAAVLQAAAAAFGLDGSALLQLPSLKAGTAELDEPEPLIERVLASLDSAARVAHELEGRL, from the coding sequence GTGAACCCCTCCACCGCAACCCGCCCCGACCTGACCGAGGCCCCCCGTCTTCCCGAGGAGCTGCGCCCCATCCTGGAGGAGCTCCAACAGGAGCTGACCCGCGCCGCCGGTGACAACCTGGCCGGGCTCATCGTCTTCGGGAGCGCGATCCGGGGCGGCTACCGCAAGGGCACCAGCGACGTGAACCTGGTGGTGCTGCTCCGGGACACCTCGGCCCCGAAGCTGCGGGACATCGCGCCCGCCATCAAGCGGGCCTGGCGGGCCCTGCGGGTGGAGCCGCTGCTCCTCAAACCCTCCGAGGTGGCCGACGCCACCGACGTGTTCCCGACCCGCTTCCTGGACATCCAGCGCCACCACCTCGTGCTCACCGGGGAGGACCCGTTCCACGACCTGCGCGTCTCGCCCGAGCACATCCGGCTGCGCGTGGAGCAGGAGCTGCGCAACCTGCTGCTGCGCCTGCGCCGGCGCTACATCGCGCTCGTGGAGGAACCGGCCACCCTGTCCGCCCAGCTCGTGAGCATCACCGCGCCCCTCGTCGTCGAGTTGGAGACGCTGCTGCGCCTCACCAACCGCCCCGTCCCCACGGGAGGCGAGGCCGCGGTGCTCCAGGCCGCGGCGGCGGCGTTCGGGCTGGATGGCTCCGCGCTGCTCCAGCTCCCGTCCCTGAAGGCGGGCACCGCCGAGTTGGATGAGCCCGAGCCGCTCATCGAGCGGGTGCTCGCCAGCCTGGACAGTGCCGCACGCGTTGCCCATGAGTTGGAGGGACGGTTGTGA
- a CDS encoding DUF5689 domain-containing protein: protein MTPSQMEFSSRAAAGLRVVLGCLSLAVFAACDDSGSEQPKATPITQARTQGNGTTVTVEGYVTVPPGNFKSALENEGFAIQDNTGGIYVKLAEKLDFGLGTRVRVTGKLNDEANLRILESEPASVEKLEGTQQVTPKEVRTGDVNESTEGLLVRISATVTRAANDELPYGYELYVDDGSGEVQVYIHGSAGFAPETVNALSVGQRIEVTGLAAQYENTYEVAPRQPSDLVVK from the coding sequence ATGACCCCTTCCCAGATGGAGTTTTCCTCGCGCGCGGCCGCCGGGCTGCGCGTTGTCCTCGGCTGCCTGTCGCTCGCGGTGTTCGCCGCCTGTGATGACTCCGGCTCCGAGCAGCCCAAAGCCACGCCCATCACGCAGGCGCGCACCCAGGGCAATGGCACGACGGTGACCGTGGAGGGCTACGTCACGGTGCCTCCCGGGAACTTCAAGTCGGCCCTGGAGAACGAGGGCTTCGCCATCCAGGACAACACCGGAGGCATCTACGTGAAGCTGGCGGAGAAGCTCGACTTCGGGCTGGGCACCCGCGTCCGGGTGACGGGCAAGCTCAACGACGAGGCCAATCTGCGCATCCTCGAGAGCGAGCCCGCCTCCGTCGAGAAGCTGGAGGGCACGCAGCAGGTGACGCCCAAGGAGGTACGCACTGGCGACGTCAATGAATCCACCGAGGGCCTGCTGGTGCGTATCTCCGCGACGGTGACCCGGGCCGCCAATGATGAATTGCCCTACGGCTACGAGCTGTATGTCGACGATGGCTCGGGGGAGGTGCAGGTGTACATCCACGGGTCGGCCGGCTTCGCGCCGGAGACGGTGAACGCCCTGTCCGTGGGTCAGCGCATCGAGGTGACGGGCCTCGCGGCGCAGTACGAGAACACCTACGAGGTGGCGCCCCGGCAGCCCTCGGACCTCGTGGTGAAGTAG
- a CDS encoding glycosyltransferase: MPPPVVTVLLPARNAERTVARAVESLLGGTLREIQVLAVDDGSTDGTREVLRGLAARDARVEVLDGGGRGLVAALNLALAHATSPYVARMDADDEALPRRLEASVAALEADPGLGGVGTGVELFREDQPVSPSMRDYATWLNGLTTPERLHRERFVESPICHPSVCLRREAVVAAGGWAHGDFPEDYHLWLKLIESGHRMHNLPEVLLRWRDSTGRLTRTDPRYAHKRFIWVKAHYLARSPEVAGRPLTVWGTGPGGLILTRFLLAEGARVERFIDVHPRKVGTRIHGIPVDPPESLGTPPEDTHLVAAVGVRGIREEIRGALTALGWVEGVHFTCAA; this comes from the coding sequence ATGCCGCCTCCGGTCGTCACCGTCCTCCTCCCCGCCCGAAACGCCGAGCGCACCGTGGCACGCGCCGTGGAGAGCCTCCTCGGAGGCACGTTGCGTGAAATCCAGGTGCTGGCGGTGGACGACGGCTCCACGGACGGCACGCGCGAGGTGCTGCGGGGGCTGGCGGCGAGGGACGCCCGGGTGGAGGTGCTGGACGGGGGAGGCCGGGGGCTCGTCGCCGCGCTCAACCTCGCGCTGGCGCATGCCACCTCCCCCTACGTGGCGCGCATGGACGCGGATGACGAGGCGCTGCCCCGGCGGCTGGAGGCGAGCGTCGCGGCGCTGGAGGCGGACCCCGGGCTGGGCGGCGTGGGCACGGGCGTGGAGCTGTTCCGGGAGGATCAGCCGGTGAGCCCCTCGATGAGGGACTACGCGACGTGGCTCAACGGCCTCACCACCCCCGAGCGGCTCCACCGCGAGCGCTTCGTGGAGAGCCCCATCTGTCACCCCTCGGTGTGCCTGCGGAGGGAGGCGGTGGTGGCGGCCGGGGGCTGGGCACACGGCGACTTCCCGGAGGACTACCACCTCTGGTTGAAGCTCATCGAATCCGGCCACCGGATGCACAACCTGCCCGAGGTGCTGCTGCGGTGGAGGGACAGCACGGGACGGCTGACGCGCACGGATCCGAGGTACGCGCACAAGCGCTTCATCTGGGTGAAGGCGCACTACCTGGCGCGCAGCCCGGAGGTGGCCGGGCGGCCGCTGACGGTGTGGGGCACGGGTCCGGGAGGGCTCATCCTCACGCGCTTCCTGCTCGCGGAGGGAGCCCGGGTGGAGCGCTTCATCGACGTGCACCCGCGCAAGGTGGGCACGCGCATCCACGGGATTCCGGTGGATCCACCGGAGTCCCTGGGCACACCGCCGGAGGACACGCACCTGGTGGCGGCGGTGGGCGTGCGAGGCATCCGGGAGGAGATTCGCGGCGCTCTGACGGCGCTCGGCTGGGTCGAGGGCGTGCACTTCACCTGTGCCGCTTGA